One window of Chloroflexus aggregans DSM 9485 genomic DNA carries:
- the rarD gene encoding EamA family transporter RarD, with protein sequence MLHKASLQGVGAAIAAYALWGLLPIYWKALNGATATEILAHRMIWSLLFLLAVLAVRRQWQWVQVMRRQRRLRLTYLASATLLAANWGIYVWAVQMNRVVEASLGYFTNPLVSIALGVIVLRERLRPAQWLAIALATAGVAWLTYSAGALPWIALALALSFGFYGLLRKQTPLGSFEALTVETLWMFVPAVLWLGWLAGNNGGIHHDAGLWLLLLSTGVVTAAPLLFFGAATQRIPLTTIGILQYLAPTLQLLLGVLVYGEPFSLTQLIGFGAIWVALAVYTTDSLLAAHRYRTILTQPAAD encoded by the coding sequence ATGCTTCACAAAGCTTCTCTGCAAGGTGTTGGTGCGGCAATTGCCGCTTACGCGCTCTGGGGACTACTGCCAATCTACTGGAAGGCCCTGAATGGTGCAACCGCGACCGAGATTCTTGCCCACCGCATGATTTGGTCGCTGCTCTTCTTGCTGGCTGTGCTGGCGGTGCGCCGGCAGTGGCAGTGGGTGCAGGTGATGCGCCGCCAGCGCCGGTTGCGTTTGACCTATCTGGCTAGCGCGACCTTGCTGGCCGCTAATTGGGGGATTTATGTGTGGGCGGTGCAGATGAACCGGGTGGTCGAGGCGAGCCTCGGCTATTTTACCAACCCGCTGGTAAGTATTGCGCTGGGCGTGATTGTCCTCCGCGAACGATTGCGCCCGGCACAGTGGTTGGCGATTGCTCTTGCCACTGCCGGGGTTGCCTGGCTGACCTACAGCGCCGGCGCGTTGCCGTGGATTGCCTTAGCCCTTGCCCTTTCATTTGGCTTTTATGGTCTTTTGCGCAAGCAGACCCCGCTCGGTTCGTTTGAAGCGCTCACCGTCGAGACGCTCTGGATGTTTGTGCCGGCGGTGCTTTGGTTAGGCTGGCTGGCCGGTAATAATGGCGGCATTCATCACGATGCCGGCTTGTGGCTGTTGCTGCTGAGCACCGGCGTCGTCACCGCAGCGCCGTTGCTGTTCTTCGGCGCGGCCACTCAGCGCATTCCGCTAACCACCATCGGTATTCTGCAATATCTGGCCCCGACCTTGCAACTCTTACTGGGGGTGTTGGTCTACGGTGAGCCGTTTTCGTTGACACAATTGATCGGTTTTGGCGCGATTTGGGTGGCGCTTGCTGTCTATACTACCGATAGCCTGTTGGCGGCGCACCGCTATCGGACGATACTCACCCAGCCGGCGGCGGATTGA
- a CDS encoding RCC1 domain-containing protein, giving the protein MNHYTILRWLLVVSVVGGILWSTQTGHTAPTPTTTEPPSTATEPPSTTTRLHTSSFSPLQGVTAIAAGSWHTCALTGSGEVWCWGYNWSGQLGDGSYTDRSTPVAVSGLPSGVTAIAAGGAHTCALTSSGGVMCWGGNYFGQLGDGSYTDRSTPVAVSGLPSGVTAIAAGGAHTCALMSSGGVWCWGYNLSGQLGDGSTIYHITPVAVSGLPSEVTAIAAGYAHTCALTGSGGVWCWGDNGFGQLGDGSFTDSSTPAAVGGLPSGVTAIAAGGRYTCALTSSGGVWCWGRNDSGQLGDGSFTNRSTPGAVGGLPSGVTAIAAGGAHTCALTSSGGVWCWGGNDSGQLGDGSYTDRSTPGAVSGLPSGVTAIAAGGAHTCARTSSGGVWCWGGNFYGQLGDGTTTDRSTPGAVSGLPSGVTAIAAGNYHTCALTGSDGVWCWGDNFYGQLGDGTTTNRSTPGAVSGLPSGVTAIAAGNYHTCALTSSGGVWCWGRNDSGQLGDGTTTNRSTPGAVGGLPSGVTAIAAGDYHTCALMSSGGVWCWGLNNRGQLGDGSYTDSSTPVAVGGLPSGVMAIAAGNYHTCALTGSDGVWCWGTNSDGQLGDGTTTNRSTPVAVSGLPSGVTAIAAGNYHTCALTSSGGVWCWGYNLSGQLGDGTTTNRSTPGAVSGLPSGVTAIAAGDEHTCALTGSGGVWCWGDNYYGQLGDGTTTNRSTPGAVSGLPSGVTAIAAGVYHTCALTGSGGVMCWGNNGDGQLGDGRPLYRTTPVDVVTSASWGVYLPMIVR; this is encoded by the coding sequence ATGAACCACTACACCATACTGCGCTGGCTACTGGTCGTATCGGTCGTGGGGGGGATCCTGTGGAGCACGCAGACCGGTCACACGGCACCAACGCCAACGACCACGGAACCGCCATCAACAGCCACGGAACCGCCATCAACAACCACACGTCTGCATACGTCGTCCTTCTCTCCGTTGCAGGGCGTCACGGCCATTGCAGCGGGTTCCTGGCACACCTGTGCGCTGACCGGCAGCGGCGAGGTGTGGTGCTGGGGATACAACTGGTCTGGGCAACTGGGCGACGGCTCGTACACCGACCGCAGCACGCCGGTGGCGGTCAGCGGGCTACCGAGCGGGGTGACGGCCATTGCAGCGGGTGGCGCTCACACCTGTGCGCTGACGAGCAGCGGCGGGGTGATGTGCTGGGGTGGCAACTACTTCGGGCAACTGGGCGACGGCTCGTACACCGACCGCAGCACGCCGGTGGCGGTGAGCGGGCTACCGAGCGGGGTGACGGCCATTGCAGCGGGTGGCGCTCACACCTGTGCGCTGATGAGCAGCGGCGGGGTGTGGTGCTGGGGATACAACCTCTCCGGGCAACTGGGCGACGGCTCGACGATCTACCATATTACGCCGGTGGCGGTCAGCGGGCTACCGAGCGAGGTGACGGCCATTGCAGCGGGTTATGCGCACACCTGTGCGCTGACCGGCAGCGGCGGGGTGTGGTGCTGGGGCGACAACGGCTTCGGGCAACTGGGCGACGGCTCGTTCACCGATAGCAGCACGCCGGCGGCGGTCGGCGGGCTACCGAGCGGGGTGACGGCCATTGCAGCGGGTGGCCGGTACACCTGTGCGCTGACCAGCAGCGGCGGGGTGTGGTGCTGGGGCCGCAACGACAGCGGGCAACTGGGCGACGGCTCGTTCACCAACCGCAGCACGCCGGGGGCGGTCGGCGGGCTGCCGAGCGGGGTGACGGCCATTGCAGCGGGTGGCGCTCACACCTGTGCGCTGACCAGCAGCGGCGGGGTGTGGTGCTGGGGTGGTAACGACAGCGGGCAACTGGGCGACGGCTCGTACACCGACCGCAGCACGCCGGGGGCGGTCAGCGGGCTACCGAGCGGGGTGACGGCCATTGCAGCGGGTGGCGCTCACACCTGTGCGCGGACGAGCAGCGGCGGGGTGTGGTGCTGGGGTGGCAACTTCTACGGGCAACTGGGCGATGGGACGACGACCGACCGCAGCACGCCGGGGGCGGTCAGCGGGCTACCGAGCGGGGTGACGGCGATTGCAGCGGGTAATTATCACACCTGTGCGCTGACCGGCAGCGACGGGGTGTGGTGTTGGGGCGACAACTTCTACGGGCAACTGGGCGACGGGACGACGACCAACCGCAGCACGCCGGGGGCGGTCAGCGGGCTACCGAGCGGGGTGACGGCGATTGCAGCGGGTAATTATCACACCTGTGCGCTGACGAGCAGCGGCGGGGTGTGGTGCTGGGGCCGCAACGACAGCGGGCAACTGGGCGACGGGACGACGACCAACCGCAGCACGCCGGGGGCGGTCGGCGGGCTGCCGAGCGGGGTGACGGCCATTGCAGCGGGTGATTATCACACCTGTGCGCTGATGAGCAGCGGCGGGGTGTGGTGCTGGGGTCTCAACAACAGAGGGCAACTGGGCGACGGCTCGTACACCGATAGCAGCACGCCGGTGGCGGTCGGCGGGCTACCGAGCGGGGTGATGGCCATTGCAGCGGGTAATTATCACACCTGTGCGCTGACCGGCAGCGACGGGGTGTGGTGTTGGGGCACCAACTCTGACGGGCAACTGGGCGACGGGACGACGACCAACCGCAGCACGCCGGTGGCGGTCAGCGGGCTACCGAGCGGGGTGACGGCGATTGCAGCGGGTAATTATCACACCTGTGCGCTGACGAGCAGCGGCGGGGTGTGGTGCTGGGGATACAACCTCTCCGGGCAACTGGGCGACGGGACGACGACCAACCGCAGCACGCCGGGGGCGGTCAGCGGGCTGCCGAGCGGGGTGACGGCGATTGCAGCGGGTGATGAGCACACCTGTGCGCTGACCGGCAGCGGCGGGGTGTGGTGCTGGGGTGATAACTACTACGGGCAACTGGGCGACGGGACGACGACCAACCGCAGCACGCCGGGGGCGGTCAGCGGGCTGCCGAGCGGGGTGACGGCCATTGCAGCGGGTGTCTATCACACCTGTGCGCTGACCGGCAGCGGCGGGGTGATGTGCTGGGGCAACAATGGGGATGGGCAACTGGGCGACGGCAGACCGCTGTATCGCACCACGCCGGTGGATGTGGTGACTTCAGCGTCATGGGGAGTATACCTACCGATGATTGTTAGATGA
- a CDS encoding RCC1 domain-containing protein gives MNHRTILRWLLVVSVVGGILWSTQTGHTAPTPTTTEPPSTATRLHTSSFSPLQGVTAIAAGGGHTCARTSSGGVWCWGGNDFGRLGDGSYTDSSTPVAVSGLPSGVTAIAAGGAHTCALTSSGEVWCWGSNFYGQLGDGSYTTRSTPVAVSGLPSGVTAIAAGGWHTCARTSSGGVWCWGGNYRGQLGDGTTTDRSTPVAVSGLPSEVTAIAAGDAHTCARMSSGEVWCWGGNNYGQLGDGSYTDSSTPVAVSGLPSGVTAIAAGGVHTCALTGSGGVRCWGANYSGQLGNGLTFGRSTPGAVSGLPSGVTAIAAGDYHTCALTGSGGVWCWGGNYSGQLGDGTTTARSTPVAVSGLPSGVETIAAGDYHTCALMSSGGVRCWGHNDRGQLGDGTTTARSTPVAVSGLPSGVTAIAAGRLHTCARTSSGGVWCWGDNSDGQLGDGSFTDSSTPVAVSGLASGVETIAAGGWHTCALTGSGGVWCWGRNNSGQLGDGSTIYHITPVAVSGLPSGVTAIAAGGVHTCALTGSGGVWCWGGNFAGQLGDGTTTDRSTPVAVSGLPSGVTAIAAGDIHTCALTGSGGVWCWGGNDFGQLGDGTTTNRSTPVAVSGLPSGVTAIAAGLRYTCALTGSGGVWCWGYNLSGQLDDGTTSRSTPVAVSGLPSGVTAIAAGGWYTCARTSSGGVRCWGANGSGQLGDGTTTKRSTPVAVSGLPSGVTAIAAGGEHTCALMSSGGVWCWGRNDSGQLGDGRPLYRTTPVDVVTSASWGVYLPMIVR, from the coding sequence ATGAACCACCGCACCATACTGCGCTGGCTACTGGTCGTATCGGTCGTGGGGGGGATCCTGTGGAGCACGCAGACCGGTCACACGGCACCAACGCCAACGACCACGGAACCGCCATCAACAGCCACACGTCTGCATACATCGTCCTTCTCTCCGTTGCAGGGCGTCACGGCCATTGCAGCGGGTGGGGGGCACACCTGTGCGCGGACGAGCAGCGGCGGGGTGTGGTGCTGGGGTGGCAACGACTTCGGGCGACTGGGCGACGGCTCGTACACCGATAGCAGCACGCCGGTAGCGGTGAGCGGGCTACCGAGCGGGGTGACGGCGATTGCGGCGGGTGGTGCTCACACCTGTGCGCTGACGAGCAGCGGCGAGGTGTGGTGCTGGGGTAGCAACTTCTACGGGCAACTGGGCGACGGCTCGTACACCACCCGCAGCACGCCGGTGGCGGTGAGCGGGCTACCGAGCGGGGTGACGGCGATTGCAGCAGGTGGCTGGCACACCTGTGCGCGGACGAGCAGCGGCGGGGTGTGGTGCTGGGGTGGCAACTACAGAGGGCAACTGGGCGACGGGACGACGACCGACCGCAGCACGCCGGTGGCGGTCAGCGGGCTGCCGAGCGAGGTGACGGCGATTGCGGCGGGTGATGCGCACACCTGTGCGCGGATGAGCAGCGGCGAGGTGTGGTGCTGGGGTGGCAACAACTACGGGCAACTGGGCGACGGCTCGTACACCGATAGCAGCACGCCGGTGGCGGTCAGCGGGCTACCGAGCGGGGTGACGGCCATTGCAGCGGGTGGCGTTCACACCTGTGCGCTGACCGGCAGCGGCGGGGTGCGGTGCTGGGGCGCCAACTACAGCGGGCAACTGGGCAACGGCTTGACCTTTGGTAGAAGCACGCCGGGGGCGGTGAGCGGGCTACCGAGCGGGGTGACGGCCATTGCAGCGGGTGATTATCACACCTGTGCGCTGACCGGCAGCGGCGGGGTGTGGTGTTGGGGTGGCAACTACAGCGGGCAACTGGGCGACGGGACGACGACCGCCCGCAGCACGCCGGTGGCGGTGAGCGGGCTACCGAGCGGGGTGGAGACCATTGCGGCGGGTGATTATCACACCTGTGCGCTGATGAGCAGCGGCGGGGTGCGGTGCTGGGGTCACAACGACAGAGGGCAACTGGGTGACGGGACGACGACCGCCCGCAGCACGCCGGTGGCGGTCAGCGGGCTACCGAGCGGGGTGACGGCGATTGCGGCGGGTCGCTTGCACACCTGTGCGCGGACGAGCAGTGGCGGGGTGTGGTGCTGGGGCGACAACTCTGACGGGCAACTGGGCGACGGCTCGTTCACCGATAGCAGCACGCCGGTGGCGGTCAGCGGGCTGGCGAGCGGGGTGGAGACCATTGCGGCGGGTGGCTGGCACACCTGTGCGCTGACCGGCAGCGGCGGGGTGTGGTGCTGGGGTCGCAACAACAGCGGGCAACTGGGCGACGGCTCGACGATCTACCATATTACGCCGGTGGCGGTCAGCGGGCTACCGAGCGGGGTGACGGCCATTGCAGCGGGTGGCGTTCACACCTGTGCGCTGACCGGCAGCGGCGGGGTGTGGTGCTGGGGTGGCAACTTTGCCGGGCAACTGGGCGACGGGACGACGACCGACCGCAGCACGCCGGTGGCGGTCAGCGGGCTACCGAGCGGGGTGACGGCCATTGCAGCGGGTGATATTCACACCTGTGCGCTGACCGGCAGCGGCGGGGTGTGGTGCTGGGGTGGCAACGACTTCGGGCAACTGGGCGACGGGACGACGACCAACCGCAGCACGCCGGTGGCGGTCAGCGGGCTACCGAGCGGGGTGACGGCCATTGCAGCGGGTTTGAGGTACACCTGTGCGCTGACCGGCAGCGGCGGGGTTTGGTGCTGGGGATACAACCTCTCCGGGCAACTGGACGACGGGACGACCTCCCGCAGCACGCCGGTGGCGGTCAGCGGGCTACCGAGCGGGGTGACGGCGATTGCAGCGGGTGGCTGGTACACCTGTGCGCGGACGAGCAGCGGCGGGGTGCGGTGCTGGGGCGCCAACGGGTCTGGGCAACTGGGCGACGGGACGACGACCAAACGCAGCACGCCGGTGGCGGTGAGCGGGCTGCCGAGCGGGGTGACGGCCATTGCAGCGGGTGGTGAGCACACCTGTGCGCTGATGAGCAGCGGCGGGGTGTGGTGCTGGGGCCGCAACGACAGCGGGCAACTGGGCGACGGCAGACCGCTGTATCGCACCACGCCGGTGGATGTGGTGACCTCAGCGTCATGGGGAGTATACCTACCGATGATTGTTAGATGA
- a CDS encoding RCC1 domain-containing protein, with amino-acid sequence MNHYTMLRWLLVVSVVGGILWSTQTGHTAPTPTTTEPPSTTTRLHTSSFSPLQGVTAIAAGGAHTCALTGSGGVMCWGGNDFGQLGDGTPTTRSTPGAVSGLPSGVTAIAAGNYHTCALTGSGGVRCWGANYSGQLGNGLTFGRSTPGAVSGLPSGVTAIAAGGDHTCALMSSGGVMCWGDNYYGQLGDGTTTNRRTPVAVSGLPSGVTAIAAGGLHTCALTGSGEVWCWGYNYYGQLGDGTTTYSRSTPAAVGGLPSGMTAIAAGGLHTCALMSSGGVWCWGRNDSGQLGDGSDTDSSTPVAVSGLPSGVTAIAAGDYHTCALTGSGEVWCWGGNGFGQLGDGTTTARSTPAAVSGLPSGVETIAAGDYHTCALMSSGGVWCWGRNNSGQLGDGTTTARSTPAAVSGLPSGVTAIAAGGLHTCALMSSGGVWCWGLNNSGQLGDGSDTDSSTPVAVSGLASGVETIAAGGWHTCALTSSGGVWCWGRNNSGQLGDGSTIYHITPVAVSGLPSGVTAIAAGDYHTCALTGSGGVWCWGYNLSGQLGDGTTTDRSTPVAVSGLTSGVTVIAAGRFHTCALTSSGGVWCWGANFDGQLGDGTTTNRTTPVAVSGLPSGVTAIAAGGWHTCALTSSGEVWCWGDNYYGQLGDGTTTNRSTPGAVSGLPSGVTAIAAGWEHTCALTSSGEVWCWGDNYYGQLGDGTTTNRSTPGAVSGLPSGVTAIAAGVYHTCALTGSGGVMCWGNNGDGQLGDGRPLYRTTPVDVVTSASWGVYLPMIIR; translated from the coding sequence ATGAACCACTACACCATGCTGCGCTGGCTACTGGTCGTATCGGTCGTTGGGGGGATCCTGTGGAGCACGCAGACCGGTCACACGGCACCAACGCCAACGACCACGGAACCGCCATCAACAACCACACGTCTGCATACGTCGTCCTTCTCTCCGTTGCAGGGCGTCACGGCCATTGCAGCGGGTGGCGCTCACACCTGTGCGCTAACCGGCAGCGGCGGGGTGATGTGCTGGGGTGGCAACGACTTCGGGCAACTGGGCGACGGGACGCCGACCACCCGCAGCACGCCGGGGGCGGTGAGCGGGCTACCGAGCGGGGTGACGGCCATTGCAGCGGGTAATTATCACACCTGTGCGCTGACCGGCAGCGGCGGGGTGCGGTGCTGGGGCGCCAACTACAGCGGGCAACTGGGCAACGGCTTGACCTTTGGTAGAAGCACGCCGGGGGCGGTGAGCGGGCTACCGAGCGGGGTGACGGCCATTGCAGCGGGTGGCGATCACACCTGTGCGCTGATGAGCAGCGGCGGGGTGATGTGCTGGGGTGATAACTACTACGGGCAACTGGGCGACGGGACGACGACCAACCGCAGAACGCCGGTGGCGGTCAGCGGGCTACCGAGCGGGGTGACGGCCATTGCAGCGGGTGGCTTGCACACCTGTGCGCTGACCGGCAGCGGCGAGGTGTGGTGCTGGGGCTATAACTACTACGGGCAACTGGGCGACGGGACGACGACATACTCCCGCAGCACGCCGGCGGCGGTCGGCGGGCTACCGAGCGGGATGACGGCCATTGCAGCGGGTGGCTTGCACACCTGTGCGCTGATGAGCAGCGGCGGGGTGTGGTGCTGGGGCCGCAACGACAGCGGGCAACTGGGCGACGGCTCGGACACCGATAGCAGCACGCCGGTGGCGGTCAGCGGGCTACCGAGCGGGGTGACGGCGATTGCGGCGGGTGATTATCACACCTGTGCGCTGACCGGCAGCGGCGAGGTGTGGTGCTGGGGTGGCAACGGCTTCGGGCAACTGGGTGACGGGACGACGACCGCCCGCAGCACGCCGGCGGCGGTGAGCGGGCTACCGAGCGGGGTGGAGACCATTGCGGCGGGTGATTATCACACCTGTGCGCTGATGAGCAGCGGCGGGGTGTGGTGCTGGGGTCGCAACAACAGCGGGCAACTGGGTGACGGGACGACGACCGCCCGCAGCACGCCGGCGGCGGTGAGCGGGCTACCGAGCGGGGTGACGGCCATTGCAGCGGGTGGCTTGCACACCTGTGCGCTGATGAGCAGCGGCGGGGTGTGGTGCTGGGGTCTCAACAACAGCGGGCAACTGGGCGACGGCTCGGACACCGATAGCAGCACGCCGGTGGCGGTGAGCGGGCTGGCGAGCGGGGTGGAGACCATTGCGGCGGGTGGCTGGCACACCTGTGCGCTGACGAGCAGCGGCGGGGTGTGGTGCTGGGGTCGCAACAACAGCGGGCAACTGGGCGACGGCTCGACGATCTACCATATTACGCCGGTGGCGGTCAGCGGGCTACCGAGCGGGGTGACGGCCATTGCAGCGGGTGATTATCACACCTGTGCGCTGACCGGCAGCGGCGGGGTGTGGTGCTGGGGATACAACCTCTCCGGGCAACTGGGCGACGGGACAACGACCGACCGCAGCACACCGGTGGCGGTCAGCGGGCTGACGAGCGGGGTGACGGTGATTGCAGCGGGTCGGTTTCACACCTGTGCGCTGACGAGCAGCGGCGGGGTGTGGTGCTGGGGTGCCAACTTTGACGGGCAACTGGGCGACGGGACGACAACCAACCGCACCACGCCGGTGGCGGTGAGCGGGCTACCGAGCGGGGTGACGGCCATTGCAGCGGGTGGCTGGCACACCTGTGCGCTGACGAGCAGCGGCGAGGTGTGGTGCTGGGGTGATAACTACTACGGGCAACTGGGCGACGGGACGACGACCAACCGCAGCACGCCGGGGGCGGTCAGCGGGCTGCCGAGCGGGGTGACGGCCATTGCAGCGGGTTGGGAGCACACCTGTGCGCTGACGAGCAGCGGCGAGGTGTGGTGCTGGGGTGATAACTACTACGGGCAACTGGGCGACGGGACGACGACCAACCGCAGCACGCCGGGGGCGGTCAGCGGGCTGCCGAGCGGGGTGACGGCCATTGCAGCGGGTGTCTATCACACCTGTGCGCTGACCGGCAGCGGCGGGGTGATGTGCTGGGGCAACAATGGGGATGGGCAACTGGGCGACGGCAGACCGCTGTATCGCACCACGCCGGTGGATGTGGTGACTTCAGCGTCATGGGGAGTATACCTACCGATGATTATCAGATGA
- the priA gene encoding replication restart helicase PriA has product MSDRAWSDLVAEVAVRTPSVSRRHGQIFSYRVPPHLHERISVGHVVWVPLRQQQVQGVVVALQARVATALRDVIDLVDPELVIPPLCIALARWVADTYYAPFMAVLDLCLPPGIPQQVTTTWRATPAGLKYELGDLPDRERAILFYLRRHGEQSETDLRTVLRGSDAHLRAAYRSLAERGLVVRGTRIEPPRVRPRREQVVQLAVTDLDRALADLRRAPRQATVVRWLADHAAGAPLTLTELRRATGIDTAGIRALERRGLITISEREVYRNPLLTLVSPPDIPPPLTAAQRAAYELIVADLEAGAGGRFLLHGITGSGKTEVYLRLVARALRLGRQALVLVPEIALTTQLVRRFAARFGNQLAVLHSGLSDGERYDAWRRLRRGEARIVIGARSALFAPLPELGLVIVDEEHEPGFKNDTVPRYHARDAALQLAELGGVTVVLGSATPSVESFYAARKGVLRLVTLPERIGGLFGADGLVHTRPLPLPPVRLVDMRRELQQGNTSIFSTVLQHALAQTLERGQQALLFLNRRGAASFIFCRDCGYVARCQHCSTPLTAHYDDAVVNETDEPYRILICHSCGQHTAMPVVCPQCLSRRIRALGTGTQRVVETVRELFPQARVARWDRDSASGKDAHNALLEAMLGRHIDVLVGTQMIAKGLDLPFVSLVGVILADTGLYVPDFRSGERTFQLLTQVAGRAGRRSEGAQVIIQTYQPDHYALQAAREHDYQAFFREEIAFRRALAYPPFGRLVRFVVHAASESTCRQRAEQLAKMLHNYIRDYDLSGWRLIGPAPAFFRRQRDRWRWHVLLRLPADSATQAIHAALDALGPLPGWIIDVDPVQVL; this is encoded by the coding sequence ATGTCTGATCGGGCATGGAGCGATCTCGTGGCCGAGGTAGCGGTGCGTACACCATCAGTTAGCCGCCGTCACGGTCAGATCTTTTCATACCGTGTCCCCCCCCATTTGCATGAGCGTATCTCTGTTGGGCACGTGGTGTGGGTGCCATTGCGTCAGCAGCAGGTGCAGGGAGTCGTCGTTGCGTTGCAGGCACGTGTTGCTACGGCATTGCGCGATGTGATCGATCTTGTCGACCCTGAGTTGGTCATCCCGCCGTTGTGTATAGCGTTAGCGCGTTGGGTTGCGGACACGTACTATGCCCCATTTATGGCAGTGCTCGATCTGTGCTTACCACCGGGCATTCCTCAGCAGGTAACAACGACATGGCGCGCAACGCCGGCCGGATTGAAATATGAGCTAGGTGATCTACCCGATCGGGAACGGGCGATTCTGTTTTATCTTCGCCGACACGGTGAACAAAGTGAGACCGATTTACGAACGGTGCTACGTGGTAGCGACGCACATTTACGCGCTGCGTATCGCTCATTGGCCGAACGCGGTTTGGTTGTGCGTGGCACTCGTATCGAGCCGCCACGGGTGCGGCCACGGCGTGAACAAGTTGTGCAACTTGCGGTTACCGATCTCGATCGGGCATTGGCAGATTTGCGACGGGCACCCCGGCAAGCGACGGTAGTTCGCTGGTTGGCCGATCATGCTGCCGGTGCGCCCCTGACGCTCACCGAATTGCGTCGGGCTACCGGTATCGATACTGCGGGTATTCGTGCGCTTGAGCGGCGTGGGCTGATTACAATCAGTGAGCGCGAGGTGTACCGTAATCCCCTCCTCACGTTGGTATCACCACCTGATATACCACCACCACTTACTGCTGCCCAGCGTGCCGCTTACGAACTCATCGTAGCCGATCTTGAAGCCGGGGCTGGCGGACGGTTTTTATTGCACGGGATTACCGGTAGTGGCAAGACAGAAGTCTATTTACGGTTGGTCGCACGTGCCCTTCGTTTGGGTCGACAGGCGTTGGTGTTGGTGCCTGAAATCGCGTTGACTACGCAGTTGGTACGCCGATTTGCCGCTCGTTTTGGCAATCAGTTGGCAGTCTTGCATAGCGGTTTGAGTGATGGTGAACGGTACGATGCGTGGCGACGCCTGCGGCGAGGTGAGGCCCGTATCGTTATCGGTGCCCGTTCGGCATTGTTTGCTCCCTTGCCTGAACTGGGGTTGGTAATTGTCGATGAAGAGCATGAACCGGGGTTTAAGAACGACACGGTTCCGCGCTATCACGCACGCGATGCCGCGTTGCAACTCGCCGAATTAGGTGGGGTAACGGTTGTGCTGGGTAGTGCGACGCCAAGTGTCGAGAGTTTCTATGCAGCGCGGAAGGGGGTTCTGCGTCTCGTGACATTACCGGAACGGATCGGTGGTCTGTTTGGGGCTGATGGCCTCGTGCATACACGACCCCTGCCTTTACCACCGGTGCGGCTGGTTGATATGCGACGTGAATTGCAGCAGGGTAATACTTCGATCTTTTCTACCGTCCTTCAGCACGCACTCGCGCAGACGCTAGAACGGGGACAGCAAGCCCTGCTCTTTCTCAATCGGCGGGGTGCAGCTTCGTTCATCTTTTGTCGTGATTGTGGCTATGTCGCCCGTTGTCAGCATTGTTCAACACCACTGACGGCACACTACGATGACGCCGTCGTGAACGAAACCGATGAGCCGTACCGCATTCTGATCTGTCATTCGTGTGGTCAACACACCGCGATGCCGGTTGTCTGTCCGCAGTGTCTGAGTCGTCGTATCCGCGCGTTAGGGACAGGTACGCAGCGTGTGGTTGAGACAGTTCGTGAACTGTTTCCACAGGCGCGGGTGGCGCGCTGGGATCGAGACAGTGCTTCCGGTAAAGATGCCCACAATGCTTTATTGGAAGCGATGTTGGGGCGCCATATCGATGTGTTGGTAGGCACCCAAATGATTGCTAAAGGTCTTGATCTGCCGTTCGTTTCGTTGGTCGGGGTGATCCTGGCCGATACCGGCTTGTACGTCCCCGATTTTCGGAGCGGTGAACGTACCTTCCAACTCTTAACGCAGGTTGCCGGCCGAGCAGGACGGCGTAGTGAAGGGGCGCAGGTGATCATTCAAACCTATCAGCCCGATCATTATGCACTGCAAGCAGCCCGTGAACACGACTACCAGGCGTTCTTTCGTGAAGAAATCGCATTTCGTCGCGCACTCGCTTATCCGCCGTTTGGGCGGTTGGTGCGGTTTGTCGTCCATGCGGCTAGCGAATCAACCTGCCGACAGCGAGCTGAGCAGCTTGCCAAAATGTTACATAATTACATTCGCGATTATGATCTCAGTGGTTGGCGTCTCATCGGTCCAGCCCCGGCCTTCTTTCGCCGCCAACGCGACCGTTGGCGTTGGCACGTATTGTTGCGTCTGCCTGCCGATAGCGCCACTCAAGCTATTCACGCCGCCCTCGATGCGCTCGGCCCGCTGCCCGGCTGGATCATCGACGTTGATCCGGTGCAAGTGTTATGA
- a CDS encoding 50S ribosomal protein L25, whose product MANVTLTAQRRHIFGKKVKTLRREGILPANFYGKGVETTAIQVNERDFEQIFRTVPKGESFTLNIEGTTYPVVIYVVQRHPVTRKFLHVDFKLA is encoded by the coding sequence ATGGCCAACGTCACACTAACCGCTCAACGCCGTCACATTTTCGGCAAAAAAGTGAAGACCTTACGTCGCGAGGGCATTCTACCCGCCAACTTTTACGGTAAAGGGGTAGAAACGACAGCTATTCAAGTCAATGAGCGTGACTTCGAGCAGATCTTTCGCACCGTACCGAAGGGCGAGTCGTTCACGCTCAACATCGAAGGCACAACCTACCCGGTCGTCATTTACGTCGTCCAACGCCACCCGGTTACACGAAAGTTCTTGCACGTCGACTTTAAGTTGGCGTAA